The DNA sequence tagagatatttttagaGTGACTTTTAGGGTATattctttcaaaataattttgtttataaaagtcaaatttattgTAGTGAAAATTAGATGGATCACTTAATTATATTCTTTCTAGATCAGTTTTTGAGTTTAATCATCTACTACATATTTTTCGATGATCCCTTCACGTggtttcaaataattaaaaaattagttaatatttttcctttcaaatgaTTAATAGTTAAAATGATGATTGATATTGGAATTAGCCACTTAGCTTATTTTGGAGAATACgattaatatatagtacaataTCGAACTGACTTTTTAAAGGGTTAATTactatcataattaattaaagcttgGCAACAGCCTACCATGATCGCTGCATCATGCATGAACTAGACAGTACTCAAGTATTAAAGACACTTTCAAGTTAGAGACGCTATAATAACCTTATATTAATATTCTGTTAATaattatcattaatatatatatatatatatatattaagaagcACTAGATTGTGTATTAAAAGTTGAGCGGATATAGTAATctagaaaataaatgtgaaattgAGCTGTATAACACTATCTTTAAAGTGATAGTCGCCTCCACTGAAAAGAACTTGCTATCGGgttataattgtaatttacTTTTAGGATATAACAAAGTTATCAGCTGTAGATAAtaattctgaatttttttctttagactttttctataaaattgtGTATGAGATTGAAAATATGGAAGAGTAGAATGATGaaatttatgggtttttcatctatttattaAGAATGAAGTGTTACATTGTAAAAGATCATAATTACATACTGACTTTTCAACTGGCAGCTGTTAGTTTGAAGGGtataatatttcaattaaagACAAAGGGGCGTCTTGGTCAAGTGGTTAGGCACCTTCAGGTCCTTCCTTGGGGAAGGGAAGTCACGCGTTTGAGTCTCTCAAAGAGCACTTTccttaattatgaattattgcACACATTCAAGTGTGCCTATTTCGCCCATGTGCCTTGCCCAAGCATTGAGCCTCTGGGCCCACGTGCAAGCCTTGATCCGCCCAAATATTGTGCCTTTTATAACGGGCTTTGTGAACGAGCCTTGGGCTTAAGACCGCGGGCAGGACCTTGTGTCCACTGGGTCGGTTTGGGCTGTGCACCCCTTGGACTTCTAAGGCTATCCTCTAATTACGTTAGCAACAACACTATTAGAGTTTGTAACAGGTCCAAGTGGAGATCACGCCCAatgctttgtttttctctccatGCAGTGAGCCTACTTTTGGGCAAGACcctctttttcttattttttacccAGATTGATAATTGGCAagcgaggagagagagagagagagagatcagaggtGTAACATTTATTTCAGTACtcatatataacattactaatTAGCACAAGCCACACACACACAGGTATAGATCGAATGACTGAACATCGATCCCCAAAGTACAGCCCATTCCAAGgctcattatttatttactttgatCATGACCACAACATGCATTATattatcatgcatatatatatatgagaccatagaaacatgcatgcatatatgcgcGCATGCATGGTATAGCTCCTTTAATTATTAACTAACGGGTTATGGAGATTTGCCTCCAGCTCCAATATCAGCTTTAGGACCATCCCCATCACCTTTTCCTCCGAAACCGGGAATTATACCCCCTAAAGGACCCAAACCAGGAATTCCAAAACCAGGAAGGCCTAAACCAGGAAAGCCAAAACCAGGAAATCCTTTGGAGGGTCCAGCACCAACACCAGGAAGGCCACCACCTGCAAAACCTGGGATTAATCCCCAAAATGGCCAATGAAGAAGGCCTAAGCCCCAGCCCCAAAAGAACTGGGGTTTGTAGacctgatcatcatcatctttctttGGCTCCACATGATCTGCATGATGATCATaaatatttcttcttccttcagTACTACCATTCAGAAATGCCATAAGGAAGATCAGAACGAGAAAGAGAGATGCCTTAGTAGTTTTCTCCATACTAATCTCTATCTGTCTATAAAATTAGCTGTAGTACTGTTTTGCGTAGAGATAATTATTTCAAGGCAGGCTGCTCCCAATTTATAGTGCAACTAGTGAAAACGATGGCATCATTTGTTACTAATTTGGCTTGGGAAATGGGAacgaaattaaatataattggtGTATGCATGCACTTGGTGACTTCGttttaatataaaagaattaaatgtGTCAGACTGTGGATTAGATCATAACTGTAACTATAAGTGGAATGATCGAATAGATTGGACTGTGTAATTAAGTAGAGAGGTTGGAGCAGGTGGAGTTAAGagtttagctagctagctagctatggaGTCTTATATATTGGCTGAAAAACCTGCAGGTCATTGCATGCGTGTGTGTATCATAACCTATTTTTCCAAGCTTCTGCAATATAACATGAACTGTGACTTGCAATGAATGTTAGGCAGATGATCATAAATTTCACGGTTGGTATAGTATCAAAATCTTTGATAAATCACGATTGAAGGCAAGAAATTATATTGTGATAAACAGTGCGTATATATATgctggaaaaaattaaaagaaaaatggatccCAGCCATATTCAAGCTGTGCTGATCAAaacaagctatatatatattaataccaATCTTAATTCTCAAGTGTTTCCTCAAAAAGTACTAAGCGTGTTGAAATTAACAACCTGATGATTTATTGATCAGATAATTAAAGGGGtagtatttactatttattgtgcatgcatgcatatatatatatatatatatgtggttgtttgtataaaagtttttctttttcgtaGCTAGCTAATGGCAATGGATgatcaaatcattaaatttattgGTGGCTTCAGGACCCCATGGATTCAATGTATCAACATGACATTTGCTTTGAAAATGGAATGTTCAGATTGTTTGCAAGTTAAAATCTTTAGCATTAAAGGAAAATTTGAGCAGCTGAAGATAGGAGGTTTGTCTTAATTTCATATATGGCAGGTAGAGACTCCATCGAGTtatacataatttcatatataaatatatatatatatatatatatatatatatatatatacatatgatgtGCGCGCGCAGTTTTTATATGCATAAAAATACTGGATTTTCGGAGCTAGGCGGATACGTTCCTGAATTCTCATGTTTAATTGCCTAGTTTTGGTACTAtgaatatctcattattattaattattttattattatttttcacctactatttattcactacaagaaataggcCTTTTAGCAGCGATTTTCTATCTGCTGCAAAATAAATCGCcgctatataatatttttgccAGTGATTAAAAACTCGCCGCACGTTTTAAAATCCAATCCTCATAAAAACACCGGGCCGGTCCCAAATTAAGTAATTGCAGTGATTTAATAGATTATAGCTGCGAAAACAATCGACGGGATATAAACTCACATGTTGTAGCGACATGAAATCGACGGGATAGCTCTGGGCGCCAAATCTAATTTATTTCCCCCTTTCCCTCCCGTCCCGAGCCTTACccatttctaaaatcatctccgtTCTTCCCCAGTACTTGCACGTTCTTCCCCAGTTCGGCTACCTGCAATTAAATCCACCCACTTCACACACACGACTTCATCTCCATTTTCAAATACGCCCCAAAGCTTCTGCGCCTCTGACCTCCACTTCATTTTCCTTCCCCACAGAAGCGAGGGTCGTAATTTTTGGAGTACTTCTTCTGGGATCAAGTATCAGAGGGCAAGCATATTCCACCAAGACTCTTGGAGTGAATTCCTTTAGTGAACAGAGGTATTGCTTGGCCTAATTTCTCtatctctccaccttcatatgTAGACTGGTTGCTTTACAACAATCGgtgcatttttcttgtagacTAATTTCCATCTGTTTGAGTCAGAAAGCTTGATACTTTTTGTACGAAAATGCCACCTTTATATTTGCATTTTGTGTAGGTGTTGATGTGGGGCGTtaatatttagtaatttttgggtgatatttttaatttgcacaccatagatacatatatatatatatattatatacatgtccaaccaggaaataaattaaattaatttgttggtctGATAATTACACCCTCTAGCTAGGCTGCTAGTGTTATAAAGTCATGCAAGTTATTTGGGTGTCCAAAACTGGCTATCTCACAGCCCTGAAGTTTTGGACACTTAAAATTatgcatgatgatgatatattagaAAGACTtccataaatatgtatttagaaagtatatatatatatatatatatatatatatatatatatatatcattataagaatataatttgagCATTTGGAATTAAACAATAGTTTAGCAGCTTGGACTTTTCTGGACAAGTAAGAATACTGTATATGTATaccattataagaaaaattgtaTTCAGGCGCAGGGTCAGGATTATAATATTACCCCAAACAACTTGTTATATGGAAAATCAATTAGGAGGGTAagatcactacaagaaaagttAGCTTTCTCCATCATGTGTACACCATACCAGACTCTACTTTGAATGAAATTTACAAGTGAAAATCTGGTCCTTCATTTGGTTGTGATCTTCTCATGAATTTACCCATTCGATCGTAAATGCATAAACAATCATTTTCTGAAACCAGCAATGAGTGTCAAATTGTGATATGAGTAACCTATCCAATAACTGGATGAAGATTATTGTCAGAGAAAATCAGCTCAATCCATGAAAGCTTTGAAGATTTCCTTGGGTGCTTCTGGAAATTCCTCCCAATATTCTGCCTGCATGTTCTGTGCAGCTAGCGAGCAATTAAggatctaattaatttgttaagcATTTTtaagccaaatatatatatgcatgtggcATTTTCAGTTGGTGTGAGAGGTTTGTGCCCAgttttaatactatatatatatatatatatatattataattgcaTTAGTCTAAACAGTactaatatatgaaaaacagaCATCCACGTTATAAATGTTGGAATGATAACTGCATGCACGATTTCAGTACCACAACTAGAAATAGAAAGCTGGAAGATTTAcacgaacatatatatatatatatatatatcgcatatatatatacatattatatatatattagtttcttctctaaagttctgcttgatatatatattctcaaccaAGGCATTAACTAAACATCTTGCAGCTATATACAGACCAAGGCATTAATAATCAGGCCcataattattttgcttttttccgATGCTCTCAACTTTATATATAGACCTTAGATCGATCTGGGCATGCAGCATTGTAGACTTTGTTCAAGGAGTTTGGTCCCTTTTAGTATCCTGAATTATACTAAAAGGTTTGTGTATGGTTCCCTGGTGATTATGCCCCATGTGGTTTCAGGATTTAAaggattaaaaattttagtgGATCATGCGAGCATGaacatgatcttatatatataggcatctTAGCCagaattatgaatatattggtTCATGGCAGCTTAAGTATAATGAACTActcctctagctagctagctaggctccATATGGTTATAGTCCATATATATCCTCCATTTAAAGAACAAATAACGTATGTACACAATCTGCAGGCACGTATTTAATGCAGTTTATTGTTAGAGGTAATTAATGAGGAATCTGATCCCTAGCTAATGGACTAGGGCTTCTCAAAACAGTGTCATCTTTTACTCATGCTATCGTGTTAAATGTAGgcttattgaatattgatatttatttctactctttttaatattgagaagatcttctattttaaatattgagtttgaatcatgttttgactatgtttaaccctttatgactatgtgttaaactagtggagatgagaatgtattatttttaacacttttcttcaagataatagcCTATGTAAGCAACCGATGATTTTATTCAAACTAGTAGGTTCGATTAGAATTTTCTGGTTTGTCAAGAGCTACTCTTGTATGGGTGTTCTATGCTTTCATacaaaaatgatgtgaattctCAGGTTTTCTTCAAATCTAGTATGCTTGGGTTGTGTAGTTGAGATTGTAGTTAAATGAGGGATGTTTAAGAGCATGAATGTACTAAAGCTGCTAGCTGTCCATGGTAGTGCAGAAAATTTAGTGGCGAATTAAACGCATTTTCCGGCGAATTTTTACTCACCGCtaaaaactaaaacttaaattctCCTAAACCAGCGATGTACAAATCGCTATTAAATATCAATACCGGCGATTaaatattcgccgcaaataaatttatatagcaGAATGTACATTACGGCGATCTTGAAAACTCGCTGCCTTTAATTATATCGCGGCGATATTTAAATCGCCGCCATACACTTACCgatttgaaaaatcaatttGCAGCGAGTGAAACCTCGCCGCATAATAGTATTTAGCAGCGATCTAATATTCGCCGCTAAATACTATGAATAATATGGCGGCGATAAAAAAATCGCcgcttattaataaaaaccgGCGATAATTAATCGCTGCCATATGCAACTATACGGCGATTTTTTTATTACGGCGATTTTGTGGAGTGGCTGGCAAATATATTTGGCAgcgatattttcatttttagcgGCGAAAATTAAACGCTGCGAATAATCTATCGCAGCGTTTAACGACAGAATCCTATATTGAATTAGCGGCGATTAATTTGTAATCAGCAGCGAAGAAAAATTCGCCGGGATATTAATATATGGCAGCGAGTTTTGGTTTCCGTTGCAATAGATCTAAAGTGGGGCGTTAATACCGGCGATCTTCCAGCGACTTAAAAATCGCTGGGGTAGATATATGCCAGCGATTTGTTGTGTATAGCCAGCGATACATAATCGCTGGTAAAAGTGTTGAACCTTGTAgtgattattatttaatattccatcattactttttcactaccattcacagaatacttgaaaatatctcactatccaaaatAGTCTTTTAAAGTCAGGAACGCTTCGaaaatgtgatgaaatgaaaattttgtaaatagtaataaaatagctTGTGAATAGTAATCAGATAGTCtgagttaattatttattgagttttggaaaatgagaaaaaaacttgaataagaaatattataaaattaaaatgttgttagaaaataatttttaatattatttttattttaaaatttgaaaaagttgaattgtattttattttttgtttgaaaatttagaaaaattgaaatgattagtttgaaagtatttgtgtttgaatgatgtttagaaaaaaaataagatgaaattaaatgagatgagttgatatatgTTTCCAAACATCCATAAAAGTCACTGAGTTCTGTTTTGGAATTGTAATTGAACTCACTTTAAATTTATGGACATAGATAtggaaaatattaattattatagaactcacttaatatatttatttctctcatttaagGGACAATAAGTAAGCTGGTTTGTTATACaattaaactatctcatctcatctcattttatataatcattataatttttttaaactctcatacaaaatataataaataatttaacttttttaaattataaaacgaaaaatattattataaaataatatcataataatattttattcaacttttaacaaaacatttcatctgAATTGCGTAATCAAGGCCTAAGGCTGCCGCAATCAGCTAGCGTGTTGAACAAGTATATCCCTCTAAAACCGCATGTTGATTTTAGCTTGGAGTTTCTGAATgccatatttttattatgagagCTAACTGCCTATTTTGTTCTCAAGTATATGGTTTTGATTCAAAGTAAGGAACGTAAATCAACTTGGGTAATGCAAAACATTATAATTAGATACGTTGTAGGTCGTGTGAGTGTTTGAAATCCATATTATGCAAAGGATCAGACATTGAAGGGTGATATAAAATCAATCTATTTCCAACATCATATGATCATATCCATATTGCAAAGGATGTTTCTGCGTCGACAAATTAAGGAGAGGTTGCATTGATCAGTCAGAGCCATTGGCACAATGGTCTAAAACTAAGCCGAAAACGGAGGTTAATAGTATCCATATCAAGATTTGCAAATATCAGAAACAAACAAGATACATTTGagcttataaattaaaaaataaaaaaagagaatgtCAACATAGAATATAACAATTGATTCATAGAGTTTGAGGGTGTATAGGAAATTAATCACAAGTTCATCTTCCTATTGCTCAATCTTATAACTAACAATTTGGAGCCGACCAACGGCAATCAGTAAGcattataaaatgagtttaaaaactAGCTCCTAACAATTTGCAGCAAAATCCCTTCGGAGCAGAAAAAGCAACAAGATTTATGTAAAAAAGCAGCATGATAATCTCAATAAATGTAAAAACTGACCAAACTTTATATCATCTCGCAGGCTTCTTTCTCCACTCGGTGCGTCCTCGATTTATTTCAAGCCCATCACCTGACAATCTCAATAAATGTAAAAACTGACGTGAATCTTCAATGTTTTC is a window from the Juglans regia cultivar Chandler chromosome 7, Walnut 2.0, whole genome shotgun sequence genome containing:
- the LOC109013832 gene encoding elastin-like, with translation MEKTTKASLFLVLIFLMAFLNGSTEGRRNIYDHHADHVEPKKDDDDQVYKPQFFWGWGLGLLHWPFWGLIPGFAGGGLPGVGAGPSKGFPGFGFPGLGLPGFGIPGLGPLGGIIPGFGGKGDGDGPKADIGAGGKSP